Part of the Vicinamibacteria bacterium genome, ATCTGATGGTCGAGCAAGGCGTCTACTACTCGCCCAACCTCTACCTCGGCGAGTACTATCTCGCCCACGGCAAGAAGTTCGGCTACTCCAAAGAGGCCCTCGACTGGACGGCAAAGTTCCTGCCGACTCGCACCAACGTCTTTCGCCGGGCGGTGGAGAAGGGTGTCGCCATCATTTTCAGCACCGACGCCAACGCCGGCTGGGTCTGGTCGGGAGACACCGCAATCGAGTTCGAGCGCCGTGTCGCCGCCGGCCAGTCGAACCAGGACGCGATCATCAGCGCCACGTCGCGTGCCGCCGAGGCCCTCTCCCTCTCGGGCGTCGTGGGGGATCTCCGGCCCGGCCTCAAGGCCGACATCGTCGCCGTCGAGGGGAATCCTCTTCGAGACATCTCGGCTCTGCGCCGAGTCCGGTTCGTGATGAAAGACGGTCAAGTCGTCGTCCCTCTCGAGCCCGGTCTCCGAAACGGCTCCTTTTCCGCGGATCTGGGGGGCCACACGATTCACTACGAGGTTCACGGCAAAGGCCCCGTCCTCATGACGGTACCGAACTCCTGGGGACTGAGCCTCGAAGGCCTGCGGGCGATGTACCGCCCGCTGGAATCGCGCTTGACGATGGTGTATTTCGATCCGAGGGGCATGGGCGAATCGAGCGAGATCAAAGAAGACAGCGATCGCGGCACGGCCGCCGTCCGCGCCGACTTCCAGGCGCTTCGCGAGCATCTGGGCCTCGAGCGCGTCGACGCGATTGGCTGGTCGAACGGGGCCACCAACTTGATCCTCCTGGCGTCGGAGCACCCCGACACCATCGAGAACGCAATCTTCCTACATGGGAACGCCAGCTTCACCCGAGAGGATGGACAGCAGCTCTCCGCGAGTTATCCGGAGCTCATGGAGGCCTTCGCGAGTTTCACCAAGGAGATGTCGGACCCCGGCCTCACCGATAAAGAACGCAACGCCCGCACCAAGACCTTCGACACCGAAGTGTGGTTCCCAATGATGTTTGCCGATCAAGGCAGGGGTAAGGAGATATTGCCCGAAGTCTTCGCCGACGCCTCCTTCAGCTGGGTACACGCCCAACATGCGAACGCGGAGTGGCCTACCCTGGATCTCCGCGACCGCCTCGCGTCGATTCGCGCGCGAAGTCTGGTCATCGCGGGCAAGCGGGATCTT contains:
- a CDS encoding alpha/beta fold hydrolase → MEVGMVHGTLLLLAMFVQNIALRTDLAIDGRGNIHRDALLVVQADRIEAFGPAEIPAGSETIDLRGYTVLPGLIDAHVHITTHFGDDEARPSLSSLWGAFSARKLLESGFTTVRSLGSPRYEDVDLREAIEEGLLPGPRLQVSGKWLSDDDAPGTEGDRLQDGAAPADEDAMRAEARHRIEAGIDWLKVFATRSSRAGGTPTHSQDQLRWAMDEAKKAGIPVSVHAHAAEGARRAILAGATTLEHGALLDDAVLDLMVEQGVYYSPNLYLGEYYLAHGKKFGYSKEALDWTAKFLPTRTNVFRRAVEKGVAIIFSTDANAGWVWSGDTAIEFERRVAAGQSNQDAIISATSRAAEALSLSGVVGDLRPGLKADIVAVEGNPLRDISALRRVRFVMKDGQVVVPLEPGLRNGSFSADLGGHTIHYEVHGKGPVLMTVPNSWGLSLEGLRAMYRPLESRLTMVYFDPRGMGESSEIKEDSDRGTAAVRADFQALREHLGLERVDAIGWSNGATNLILLASEHPDTIENAIFLHGNASFTREDGQQLSASYPELMEAFASFTKEMSDPGLTDKERNARTKTFDTEVWFPMMFADQGRGKEILPEVFADASFSWVHAQHANAEWPTLDLRDRLASIRARSLVIAGKRDLLPSEKAKEISDGVSGEADFVVFEDSGHFAPVEETEKFIRAVWNFLGVE